One part of the Bacillota bacterium genome encodes these proteins:
- a CDS encoding formate dehydrogenase subunit alpha: MSEIKLQINDTVVKVAPGTTVLEAARQAGVDVPTLCHHANLTGAGACRMCVVEIEGMRNLPASCVQPVADGMKVNTESESVVRARRDILDLMLANHPLDCLTCESAGACKLQDYCYRYNVTESSLTGETSDRDVHACNPFLERDYRKCILCGLCVRACAEVQGNNAIDFARRGFSSTIAAPFNEELEGGGCTFCGHCVDLCPTGALSPRVGKGLGRAWEKQRVLTTCSYCGVGCGLYLEVKDDKVVGVAPAFDAPVNKGHLCVKGRFGWDFIHSNKRLQTPLVKKNGRLEPASWDEALDLVAAKLGDTVSDHGADAVAVLSSARCTNEENYLMQKFTREVLGTNNIDHCARLUHAPTVAGLATVLGSGAMTNSIKDAVGADTIMILGSNTTEAHPVIGAKIKRNLREGGKLVVVDPRRTEIAELADVHLQIKPGTDVAVLNALLHVIVEEDLLDKEYIDQHTESFVAVKENVQAYTPEYVAEIAGVNADDIRAAARLYGAAETAAIFYTMGITQHTNGTDNVRAIANLAMATGNLGKPGTGINPLRGQNNVQGACDMGALPNVLPGYKPVQGNPGKTVGEMFTAANAGSIKAMYIVGENPALSDPDANHVKESLQNLDFLVVQDIFLTETAELADVVLPAVSFAEKNGTFTNTERRVQLVRKAISPVGGSRPDWQIVTEIARRLGADWQYQTAEQVFAEIGAVNSAYAGLNYERLSAGGISWPCLDSDHSGTPILHANGPARGKGQFSVVAHVGSKEQPDAEYPFILTTGRILYHYHTGTMTRNTSALSEHRPMELVEIHPQTAAKLNVEDGELVKISSRRGSVEAAVKVSQRVSENLVFMTFHFRESAANVLTNPAVDKTAKTPELKVAAVRIEKL, encoded by the coding sequence TTGAGCGAAATCAAACTTCAGATTAACGATACTGTCGTGAAAGTGGCCCCGGGGACCACTGTGCTGGAGGCGGCTCGCCAGGCAGGTGTAGATGTGCCAACCCTCTGTCATCATGCAAACCTCACCGGGGCCGGGGCCTGCCGAATGTGCGTGGTGGAGATAGAAGGGATGCGGAATCTACCTGCATCTTGTGTGCAGCCTGTTGCCGACGGCATGAAAGTAAATACCGAATCGGAATCGGTTGTGCGGGCAAGGCGGGATATTCTCGACTTGATGCTGGCCAACCATCCTTTAGATTGTTTGACTTGCGAGTCTGCCGGCGCCTGCAAGCTTCAGGATTATTGTTATCGCTACAATGTCACTGAGTCCAGTTTAACTGGTGAAACCAGCGACAGGGATGTTCATGCTTGTAATCCCTTTCTGGAGCGGGACTACCGAAAGTGTATCCTCTGTGGTCTTTGTGTTCGGGCCTGTGCCGAAGTTCAGGGAAATAACGCCATTGACTTTGCCCGTCGCGGATTTTCGTCTACGATAGCTGCGCCATTTAATGAAGAGCTGGAGGGTGGCGGCTGTACCTTCTGTGGTCACTGCGTGGATCTGTGTCCCACAGGCGCCCTCAGTCCAAGGGTCGGCAAGGGTCTGGGGCGGGCCTGGGAAAAGCAGCGTGTGCTGACAACCTGTTCGTACTGTGGCGTGGGCTGCGGGCTGTATCTGGAAGTTAAGGATGACAAAGTTGTGGGTGTGGCGCCTGCCTTTGACGCTCCTGTGAACAAAGGACATCTTTGTGTCAAAGGTCGGTTTGGCTGGGATTTCATTCACAGCAATAAACGCTTGCAAACTCCGCTGGTTAAGAAGAATGGGCGCTTGGAACCTGCTTCCTGGGATGAGGCCCTGGATTTGGTTGCGGCGAAGCTTGGTGACACCGTCAGTGACCATGGAGCTGATGCAGTTGCTGTGCTCAGTTCCGCCCGGTGCACCAATGAAGAAAATTACCTTATGCAAAAGTTTACCCGGGAGGTGTTGGGCACAAACAATATTGACCATTGTGCCCGGCTCTGACACGCTCCCACCGTGGCCGGTCTGGCCACAGTGCTGGGCAGCGGGGCGATGACCAATAGTATCAAAGATGCTGTTGGGGCAGATACGATTATGATTTTAGGGTCAAATACCACTGAAGCCCATCCGGTTATCGGCGCCAAGATTAAACGTAATCTTCGTGAGGGTGGCAAACTGGTTGTGGTTGATCCCAGGCGCACCGAAATTGCAGAACTTGCAGATGTGCATTTGCAAATTAAGCCGGGTACTGATGTGGCTGTGTTGAACGCGCTTCTCCACGTAATTGTCGAAGAAGATTTGCTGGACAAAGAATATATCGACCAGCATACCGAGAGCTTTGTGGCTGTTAAGGAAAATGTCCAGGCCTATACACCAGAATATGTGGCAGAAATTGCAGGGGTAAACGCTGACGACATTCGGGCCGCTGCAAGATTGTATGGCGCTGCCGAAACCGCAGCAATTTTCTACACCATGGGGATCACTCAGCATACCAATGGTACCGATAATGTCCGGGCAATAGCCAACCTGGCCATGGCCACTGGTAATCTTGGAAAACCCGGAACAGGTATCAATCCCTTGCGAGGACAGAATAACGTACAGGGTGCTTGCGACATGGGCGCTTTACCCAATGTGCTTCCTGGCTATAAGCCGGTTCAGGGGAATCCCGGCAAGACGGTAGGTGAGATGTTTACTGCTGCGAATGCAGGCAGCATCAAAGCTATGTACATTGTGGGGGAAAACCCAGCCCTCAGTGACCCTGATGCCAATCATGTAAAAGAAAGTTTGCAAAACCTGGATTTCCTGGTGGTTCAAGATATTTTCCTCACCGAGACTGCCGAACTGGCTGATGTTGTACTGCCTGCTGTAAGTTTTGCGGAAAAAAACGGCACCTTTACCAATACCGAACGCCGGGTGCAATTGGTGAGAAAAGCGATATCACCGGTTGGCGGAAGTCGTCCCGACTGGCAGATTGTTACTGAGATAGCGCGTCGGCTGGGGGCCGATTGGCAGTACCAAACCGCTGAACAAGTGTTTGCGGAAATCGGCGCGGTTAATTCGGCATATGCCGGTCTCAATTATGAACGTTTGTCTGCAGGCGGAATTTCCTGGCCATGCCTGGATTCTGACCATTCCGGGACACCAATTCTACACGCCAACGGACCAGCCCGGGGCAAAGGACAATTTTCGGTCGTTGCCCACGTTGGTTCAAAGGAACAGCCAGATGCTGAATATCCCTTTATTCTCACCACTGGCCGGATTCTCTACCATTACCATACCGGAACAATGACAAGAAACACTAGTGCCTTGAGCGAGCACCGTCCCATGGAGCTTGTGGAGATTCACCCCCAGACTGCGGCAAAACTGAACGTAGAAGATGGAGAATTGGTAAAAATCAGTTCCCGCCGAGGCTCAGTAGAGGCAGCTGTGAAAGTGTCTCAGCGGGTAAGCGAAAACTTAGTGTTTATGACCTTCCATTTCCGTGAGTCTGCAGCAAATGTGCTAACCAATCCTGCTGTGGATAAAACTGCCAAAACACCCGAACTAAAAGTCGCAGCTGTTCGAATTGAAAAATTGTAA
- a CDS encoding FMN-binding protein produces the protein MNASIRMILVLTLIAAVAAGLLAGINAWTEPIIEENTAIRLQETLAKVIDADEFVEEEIEDRLTMWLANKGGDHVGYVVQYLGGGYSSAGINVLVGIDTAGAVTGVEIFAHSETPGLGDKIENPSWLQRFEGQDFETGIDVDNISGATASAQGVIGSVRNALEYVALYAGLLEPPVEIDFGEIPDGTYTGTGRGFGGDITVEVTIADGRLAEVVVLSHSDTPGYVEPALDAIPDRMVDEQQLDVDIVSGSTASSNGIINAVRDALSEFVGEELEDVDIEALASGRYIGTASSFGGDLTVEVAVAGGKITDITVLSHTDTEDIAEPAFEEVIERMLNEQSLEVDLVSGATISAEALLLAVENALRGTVIIHVPDLSDGVYVGEAEGFSGQIRVAVTVEAGEITGIEIVDHSDTPEIANPAFDEMIDAVLESQALDVDFVSGATISCEGFIEAIREAFLSGPQLEISAVPDGEYTGRADGFYDEIEVRVVVAGGEISEIEVTEEQDTPEIARPAFEQTIERIINAQSLDVDNVSGATISVNGLLDAVETALRSAGE, from the coding sequence GTGAATGCAAGTATCCGAATGATTCTGGTTCTGACTTTGATTGCGGCGGTGGCCGCAGGCTTACTGGCCGGCATCAATGCCTGGACTGAGCCAATTATTGAAGAGAACACAGCAATCCGTTTGCAGGAAACCTTGGCCAAAGTAATTGACGCAGATGAATTTGTTGAAGAAGAAATCGAAGACAGACTGACCATGTGGCTTGCCAACAAAGGTGGCGACCATGTGGGATACGTCGTTCAGTATCTCGGAGGAGGCTACAGCAGCGCTGGCATCAATGTCCTGGTGGGGATTGATACAGCAGGCGCTGTCACCGGCGTAGAGATCTTCGCCCATAGTGAAACACCGGGGCTTGGCGACAAGATTGAAAATCCTTCCTGGCTGCAACGGTTTGAAGGACAGGATTTTGAGACCGGTATCGATGTGGACAATATTTCCGGGGCGACAGCCTCTGCCCAGGGTGTAATTGGCAGTGTTCGCAACGCGCTGGAATATGTTGCTCTGTATGCTGGACTTTTAGAGCCGCCTGTCGAAATTGATTTCGGTGAGATTCCCGATGGCACTTACACAGGTACCGGTCGCGGCTTTGGCGGCGACATAACTGTTGAAGTGACAATTGCCGACGGCAGACTGGCTGAAGTAGTGGTGCTCAGTCACAGCGACACACCTGGTTATGTTGAACCTGCTCTTGATGCTATCCCCGACCGCATGGTGGATGAGCAGCAGCTGGATGTTGATATCGTTTCTGGCTCCACTGCAAGTTCTAACGGAATCATTAACGCTGTTCGCGACGCTCTTAGTGAGTTTGTCGGCGAGGAGCTTGAGGACGTAGACATTGAAGCACTTGCTTCCGGCCGTTATATTGGCACAGCGTCATCATTCGGCGGCGACCTGACTGTAGAAGTTGCAGTGGCCGGCGGCAAGATTACCGACATTACCGTTCTCAGCCATACTGACACTGAAGATATCGCTGAGCCCGCTTTTGAGGAAGTGATTGAGCGGATGCTCAACGAACAGTCCCTGGAAGTAGACCTGGTCAGCGGCGCCACCATTTCAGCAGAAGCGTTGCTGCTGGCTGTTGAAAACGCCCTCCGCGGAACAGTAATAATTCATGTTCCCGACCTTAGCGATGGCGTTTATGTTGGCGAGGCAGAAGGCTTCAGTGGTCAGATTCGGGTTGCCGTGACAGTGGAAGCTGGTGAAATCACCGGTATAGAAATTGTCGATCATTCCGATACACCAGAAATCGCCAATCCCGCTTTTGACGAAATGATTGATGCGGTCCTGGAGTCACAAGCTCTGGATGTGGATTTTGTCAGCGGAGCGACAATTAGCTGTGAAGGCTTTATTGAGGCAATTCGCGAAGCATTCCTGAGCGGTCCACAGCTTGAGATTAGTGCCGTTCCCGACGGCGAATATACCGGCAGGGCCGATGGGTTTTACGATGAAATTGAAGTTCGGGTGGTGGTTGCCGGTGGCGAGATTAGCGAGATCGAGGTAACCGAAGAACAGGATACTCCGGAAATCGCTCGCCCCGCTTTTGAACAAACCATCGAACGCATCATAAATGCTCAAAGTCTGGATGTTGACAACGTTAGCGGTGCAACTATATCTGTAAACGGTTTGCTTGATGCTGTCGAAACAGCGTTGCGCAGTGCCGGTGAATAG
- a CDS encoding RnfABCDGE type electron transport complex subunit D, with protein sequence MTKFKVGPSPHILGPKSINSVMWDVVIALIPVTVAAVLYFGIAAVWVLLASTLSAMIVEALIIYRNLRPASIIGDGSAAVTGLLVGLIVPPAAPLWLAIIASTVAIVLGKHVFGGLGKNIFNPALVGRAFVFMSWAGLMTMWHSPLPFSNWFTRINADMVTAATPLGGAPDSLTDLVTGNIAGSLGETSVLAILLGGVYLFVKGHIDWRIPGFYLGTVAVFSLAAGQDPLFHITAGGVMFAAMFMATDMVTTPVTKTGRIVFGLGCGLITMFVRLFASAPEGVTYAILFMNALVPLIDRYSVPKTFGEVRGK encoded by the coding sequence ATGACAAAGTTTAAAGTAGGACCGTCGCCGCACATTCTCGGCCCCAAGTCAATCAACAGTGTAATGTGGGATGTGGTGATTGCACTTATTCCCGTGACTGTAGCTGCTGTACTATATTTTGGCATTGCTGCTGTGTGGGTGTTGTTGGCGTCTACCCTGTCCGCAATGATCGTTGAAGCTCTGATTATTTATCGTAATCTGCGTCCTGCCAGTATTATCGGCGATGGCAGTGCCGCTGTCACCGGCTTGCTGGTTGGCTTGATAGTGCCGCCTGCCGCACCATTGTGGCTGGCGATTATCGCCAGCACTGTAGCAATAGTCCTCGGCAAGCATGTGTTTGGCGGCTTAGGTAAAAATATCTTTAACCCTGCTTTGGTAGGACGGGCATTTGTCTTTATGTCTTGGGCTGGTTTGATGACTATGTGGCATTCGCCGCTGCCATTCAGTAACTGGTTTACGCGGATTAATGCCGATATGGTTACCGCTGCTACTCCCTTGGGCGGAGCTCCGGACAGCCTAACCGATTTAGTTACTGGGAACATTGCCGGCAGTCTCGGAGAGACCTCAGTGCTGGCGATACTTCTTGGTGGTGTCTACCTATTCGTCAAGGGCCATATCGACTGGCGGATTCCCGGCTTTTACCTGGGCACTGTGGCCGTGTTTTCCCTGGCAGCAGGACAGGATCCTCTGTTTCATATAACTGCCGGTGGAGTCATGTTTGCAGCAATGTTTATGGCCACAGATATGGTGACGACACCAGTGACCAAGACCGGAAGGATTGTCTTTGGTTTGGGTTGTGGACTTATTACTATGTTTGTGCGTCTTTTCGCATCCGCGCCAGAGGGTGTTACCTACGCCATCTTGTTCATGAACGCGCTGGTGCCTCTGATTGATCGCTACTCTGTACCCAAGACCTTCGGGGAGGTGAGGGGCAAGTGA
- the nuoF gene encoding NADH-quinone oxidoreductase subunit NuoF, with protein sequence MVEKQFVPKYKELDFYSKQKRIALRNCGRINPERIEEYIWRQGYEALGKVLTSMDPDAVIEEVVTSGLRGRGGGGFPTGLKWKFAKQSPGAKKFVICNADEGDPGAFMDRSILEGDPHALIEGMIIAGYAMGADEGYIYVRAEYPLAIKRLRIAIEQAEALGLLGEDIFSSGFDFKLQIKEGAGAFVCGEETALMASIEGHRGMPRPRPPFPAQRGLWDKPSNINNVETFANVPQILLQGGEWFASIGTEKSKGTKVFALTGKIKNTGLVEVPMGIKLQEIIFEIGGGISSGKEFKAVQIGGPSGGCIPSELLDLPVDYDSLLEAGAMMGSGGLVVMDSETCMVDLARFFLNFTQSESCGKCTPCREGTKRMLEILTRITEGEGQPEDIDVLESLGNTIKQTSLCGLGQTAPNPVLSTLRYFRHEYDAHIKDRKCPAGACTNLLSYYIEDNCKGCTLCKKVCPVDAISGNVKEVHLIDQEICIQCGACFEACKFSAISKG encoded by the coding sequence ATGGTGGAAAAACAGTTTGTTCCCAAGTATAAAGAGCTGGATTTTTACAGCAAGCAAAAGCGGATAGCCCTGCGTAATTGTGGACGTATTAATCCAGAGCGGATAGAAGAGTATATCTGGCGTCAGGGCTATGAGGCCCTGGGCAAAGTCCTGACTTCCATGGACCCTGATGCAGTTATCGAGGAAGTTGTCACTTCCGGCTTACGGGGCAGGGGTGGCGGTGGATTCCCTACCGGGCTAAAATGGAAGTTTGCCAAACAAAGCCCGGGAGCAAAGAAATTTGTTATCTGCAACGCCGATGAAGGCGACCCCGGCGCGTTTATGGATCGTAGCATCCTAGAAGGAGATCCCCATGCTTTGATAGAGGGGATGATCATTGCCGGTTATGCAATGGGCGCCGACGAAGGCTATATTTACGTGCGGGCTGAATACCCGTTGGCCATCAAGCGTTTGCGGATTGCTATCGAACAAGCGGAAGCTTTGGGTTTGCTGGGCGAAGATATTTTTAGTAGTGGCTTCGATTTCAAGTTGCAAATTAAGGAAGGGGCAGGGGCGTTTGTCTGCGGAGAGGAGACCGCGTTGATGGCCTCAATTGAAGGGCACCGTGGCATGCCCCGACCCCGGCCGCCGTTTCCAGCCCAGCGCGGCCTGTGGGACAAGCCTTCCAATATCAACAATGTCGAGACTTTCGCCAATGTGCCTCAGATTTTGCTGCAGGGCGGTGAATGGTTTGCCAGCATCGGTACTGAGAAAAGCAAGGGGACCAAGGTCTTTGCGCTAACCGGAAAAATCAAAAATACAGGCCTTGTAGAAGTCCCCATGGGCATAAAGCTGCAGGAAATAATTTTCGAGATTGGCGGCGGTATTTCTTCCGGGAAAGAGTTTAAGGCTGTCCAAATCGGCGGACCATCAGGGGGCTGTATTCCCAGCGAACTCCTGGACTTGCCTGTAGATTATGATTCGCTGCTGGAGGCGGGGGCGATGATGGGGTCAGGCGGTTTGGTGGTCATGGACAGCGAGACCTGCATGGTGGATTTGGCCCGTTTTTTCCTTAATTTCACCCAGAGTGAGTCCTGCGGTAAGTGCACACCCTGTCGTGAAGGCACTAAACGTATGCTGGAAATCCTTACCCGGATTACCGAAGGTGAAGGACAGCCTGAGGATATCGATGTCCTGGAATCCTTAGGCAATACGATTAAACAGACATCACTATGCGGATTGGGCCAGACTGCGCCTAACCCGGTGCTCAGCACCCTGCGTTATTTCCGTCATGAATATGACGCTCATATTAAAGATAGAAAATGTCCAGCCGGTGCGTGTACGAACCTTTTGAGTTATTATATCGAAGATAACTGTAAAGGATGTACGCTGTGTAAAAAGGTGTGTCCAGTTGACGCAATTTCCGGCAATGTGAAGGAAGTGCACCTCATCGATCAAGAAATTTGTATCCAGTGCGGCGCATGTTTTGAGGCTTGTAAGTTTAGCGCCATCAGCAAAGGTTAG
- a CDS encoding redox-sensing transcriptional repressor Rex, with protein sequence MTGKLQRIPDVVIRRLPVYLRYLQQLHSYDVDTVSSQQMGHDLNLNPAQIRKDLSIFGDFGVKGMGYRVNELAEKLAGILGLDKEIPIVLVGVGNLGAALCRYNRYQQTTTKIIGLFDGHPSKVGQVHGSLEVRPMEELSGFIQDNDVRLAIIAVPGTAAQSVCDVLVASGIKAILNFAPVLLQAPESVRIQNSDVTTELQALAYYL encoded by the coding sequence ATGACAGGTAAACTGCAGCGGATACCTGATGTGGTAATTCGCCGCCTACCCGTCTATCTGCGTTATCTGCAGCAATTGCACAGCTATGATGTTGATACTGTATCCTCACAGCAGATGGGCCATGATTTGAACCTGAATCCCGCGCAGATTCGTAAAGACCTTTCAATATTCGGTGATTTTGGTGTCAAGGGAATGGGATACCGGGTCAATGAGTTGGCGGAAAAGCTCGCTGGCATCCTGGGCTTGGACAAGGAGATACCCATCGTTCTGGTTGGTGTTGGTAATCTAGGTGCGGCCCTTTGTCGCTATAACCGCTATCAGCAAACCACCACCAAAATTATTGGTTTGTTTGATGGCCATCCGTCAAAGGTTGGCCAGGTTCACGGCTCGTTGGAAGTGCGCCCGATGGAAGAGTTGTCTGGGTTTATTCAGGATAACGATGTCCGTCTGGCAATTATTGCAGTTCCTGGCACTGCTGCCCAATCAGTGTGCGACGTATTAGTGGCCTCCGGAATCAAAGCAATTCTAAACTTCGCACCGGTATTACTGCAGGCTCCAGAAAGCGTTCGGATTCAAAATTCTGACGTAACCACCGAGCTGCAGGCGCTAGCCTATTATTTGTAG
- the aspA gene encoding aspartate ammonia-lyase has product MTPYRRERDLLGDRDVPQDVYYGIQTARAADNFPITGYKPHRQMIFALAHVKMAAAAANVHVNRLSPKLGDAIIKACTEILDGQFHDHFVVDVIQGGAGTSYNMNANEVIANRAIELLGGKRGDYLLVSPNTHVNMAQSTNDVFPTAIKIASLVLAGNLIDALHKLRQALLEKEQEFDGIIKMGRTHLQDAVPIRLGQEFGAYATALNRDIIRISQVIKGLEQINMGATAIGTGLNADVEYIDKVIELLAFNTGLPLAKAKNMVDATQNCDVYAAVSGALKVCAVNLSKMANDLRLLASGPRCGLNEINLPAMQPGSSIMPGKVNPVMAEVVNQVAFQVMGNDMTVTMAAEAGQLELNVMEPVLTFNLLQSLDILCNVVNVFSDRCVRGITANVQRCRKMVENSVGIITAINPHVGYETASAVAKEAITTGRPVREIVLERGILTEDELDIILNPQEMTKPGIAGANLLK; this is encoded by the coding sequence GTGACACCGTACAGGCGTGAGCGGGACTTGCTGGGAGACAGGGATGTACCTCAGGATGTGTATTATGGTATCCAAACAGCAAGGGCCGCTGATAATTTCCCGATTACCGGATATAAACCACATCGACAAATGATCTTTGCGTTAGCGCATGTTAAGATGGCTGCAGCCGCCGCCAATGTTCACGTAAACCGACTTTCACCTAAATTGGGTGACGCAATCATTAAAGCTTGTACTGAAATTCTCGACGGTCAATTTCATGACCACTTTGTTGTTGACGTGATTCAGGGTGGCGCGGGAACATCATATAACATGAACGCAAATGAGGTAATCGCTAACCGGGCCATCGAGTTGTTGGGGGGCAAGCGGGGAGATTATCTTTTGGTATCGCCCAACACCCATGTCAATATGGCCCAATCTACAAACGATGTCTTCCCCACAGCTATTAAAATCGCCTCGCTGGTTCTTGCTGGAAACCTGATTGATGCGTTACACAAGCTGCGTCAGGCGCTCCTGGAAAAAGAGCAGGAATTTGACGGAATTATCAAGATGGGCCGGACTCATCTCCAGGATGCGGTGCCGATTCGCTTAGGACAAGAGTTTGGCGCCTATGCCACCGCCCTGAACCGGGATATTATTCGGATCAGTCAGGTTATCAAAGGCCTGGAGCAGATTAATATGGGCGCAACAGCTATTGGGACAGGCCTTAATGCAGACGTGGAGTACATCGACAAAGTTATTGAGCTTTTGGCCTTCAATACGGGTTTACCGTTGGCCAAAGCCAAAAACATGGTCGACGCGACCCAAAATTGTGATGTCTATGCTGCCGTGTCCGGCGCCCTGAAAGTCTGTGCCGTTAACCTTTCCAAGATGGCCAATGACTTGCGTCTGCTGGCATCGGGACCACGGTGCGGTTTAAATGAAATCAACCTGCCTGCCATGCAGCCGGGGTCGTCAATTATGCCAGGAAAAGTCAATCCAGTCATGGCCGAGGTTGTGAACCAGGTTGCCTTCCAGGTTATGGGCAATGACATGACGGTTACGATGGCTGCTGAAGCAGGACAACTGGAATTGAATGTTATGGAGCCGGTGCTGACCTTTAATCTCTTGCAGTCTTTGGATATCCTATGCAATGTTGTCAATGTTTTTTCTGACCGCTGTGTCCGGGGGATTACCGCCAATGTCCAGCGTTGTCGAAAGATGGTTGAAAACAGTGTCGGCATTATTACCGCCATTAACCCCCACGTCGGATACGAGACGGCATCTGCCGTTGCCAAAGAAGCGATTACAACTGGCAGACCGGTGCGCGAAATAGTCTTGGAGCGGGGTATTTTGACTGAAGACGAACTCGATATCATTCTCAACCCGCAAGAGATGACTAAACCTGGTATCGCCGGAGCAAATCTGCTCAAGTAA
- the rsxC gene encoding electron transport complex subunit RsxC: MKKAFPGGIHPNYNKELTAGKPIATLPLPKKVRLLLQQHLGAPCEPKVQKGDEVTVGQLIADSDKFVSAPVHASVAGKVVSVDSEAIEIETDATNSEFQGSPASYQGPEELRQLIREAGIVGLGGATFPTHVKLSPPKDKEVHTLVLNGAECEPFLTTDHRVMVEQGQAVIDGLKLLMEACGASKTLIGIEENKPDAIETLKELSANDDNIQVFGVEVVYPQGGERQLIKTLTGQEVPVGGLPLDLGIVVSNIATAVAVHQAVRQGKPLIDRVVTVSGAGVAEPQNVLVRLGTPVQDLLDFCGGLSEEAAKVVNGGPMMGKALSDLNAPVTKGTSGILAFTEDEVRIYEERTCIRCASCVDACPMKLLPNYLALYSKRKRYETAEDINLFNCIECGCCSYVCPSRIPIVQYIQNAKHEINIKRRK; this comes from the coding sequence TTGAAGAAGGCATTTCCAGGCGGCATTCATCCAAATTACAATAAAGAGTTGACTGCCGGTAAACCCATCGCAACCTTGCCCCTGCCCAAAAAGGTGCGGCTGTTGTTGCAACAGCATTTGGGCGCTCCTTGCGAGCCGAAGGTTCAAAAGGGCGATGAGGTAACGGTAGGGCAGCTAATAGCCGATTCGGATAAGTTTGTTTCGGCTCCCGTGCACGCCAGTGTTGCCGGCAAGGTAGTCAGTGTAGATAGTGAAGCAATTGAAATCGAAACTGATGCGACTAACTCTGAGTTTCAGGGTTCCCCTGCAAGTTACCAAGGCCCTGAAGAATTGCGTCAGCTTATTCGGGAAGCAGGCATTGTCGGTTTGGGAGGTGCAACCTTCCCAACTCATGTCAAGCTTTCGCCTCCTAAAGACAAGGAAGTTCACACATTGGTTCTAAACGGGGCTGAATGTGAACCATTTCTTACCACCGACCATCGAGTTATGGTGGAACAGGGACAAGCTGTCATTGATGGCCTGAAGTTATTAATGGAGGCCTGTGGTGCGTCTAAAACGCTAATAGGAATTGAAGAAAACAAACCCGACGCAATCGAAACCCTCAAGGAACTCTCGGCAAATGACGATAATATCCAGGTTTTCGGAGTTGAGGTTGTTTACCCCCAGGGCGGTGAAAGACAGCTTATCAAGACTCTAACTGGTCAGGAAGTGCCGGTAGGCGGTTTGCCGCTGGATTTGGGGATTGTTGTCAGCAACATTGCCACCGCGGTAGCGGTCCACCAGGCAGTGCGTCAAGGAAAGCCATTGATTGACCGGGTTGTTACAGTGTCCGGTGCCGGTGTGGCCGAACCGCAAAATGTCTTGGTCCGCTTAGGAACCCCCGTCCAGGATTTACTGGATTTCTGTGGCGGATTATCGGAAGAAGCAGCTAAAGTTGTAAATGGCGGGCCAATGATGGGCAAGGCTTTATCGGATCTCAATGCCCCTGTAACCAAGGGAACCTCCGGGATTCTCGCGTTTACTGAAGATGAGGTGCGAATCTATGAAGAACGCACCTGTATCCGTTGCGCTTCCTGTGTCGATGCCTGTCCAATGAAACTTTTGCCCAACTATCTTGCTTTATACAGCAAGCGCAAGCGTTATGAAACTGCAGAAGATATTAACCTGTTTAATTGTATCGAGTGCGGGTGCTGCAGCTACGTATGTCCGTCCCGGATTCCGATTGTGCAGTACATTCAGAATGCTAAGCATGAAATAAACATCAAGCGTCGCAAGTAA